In one window of Gossypium hirsutum isolate 1008001.06 chromosome A01, Gossypium_hirsutum_v2.1, whole genome shotgun sequence DNA:
- the LOC107936185 gene encoding 9-cis-epoxycarotenoid dioxygenase NCED3, chloroplastic-like gives MASSTAASVASGSCCVKVKLPVSTPQSSSSSSSCIGFKKRYISCSLQTHSILHLPKQQLPAFPPSPSSTPPTKNTEKTTQSQQWNPLQRAAAMALDAVENALVSHERQHPLPKTADPGEQISGNFAPVPEQTVKQRLPVIGTIPDCIQGVYARNGANPLHEPVAGHHFFDGDGMVHAVQFKNGSASYACRFTETNRLVQERAFGRPVFPKAIGELHGHSGIARLLLFYARGLCGLVDPSHGTGVANAGLVYFNGHLLAMSEDDLPYHVRITPSGDLKTIGRYDFDGQLKSTMIAHPKVDPQTGEFFALSYDVIQKPHLKYFKISPGGKKSPDVEIPVDGPTMMHDFAITENFVVIPDQQVVFKLGEMVHGGSPVVYDKNKVSRFGVLNKNAIDASGIKWIEAPDCFCFHLWNAWEEPETNEVVVIGSCMTPPDSIFNECEENLKSVLSEIRLNLKTGKSTRRAIISESEQVNLEAGMVNKNLLGRKTRFAYLALAEPWPKVSGFAKVDLSTGEVNKYIYGDQRYGGEPLFFPRNPHSENEDDGYILAFVHDEKTWKSELQIVNAMDLKLEATVQLPSRVPYGFHGTFISSKDLEKQA, from the coding sequence ATGGCTTCATCAACAGCAGCATCAGTGGCTAGTGGGAGCTGTTGTGTTAAGGTTAAACTCCCTGTTTCAACTCCTCAGTcttcgtcttcttcttcttcttgtattGGTTTTAAAAAGCGCTACATTTCATGTTCTTTGCAAACCCATTCAATTCTTCATTTGCCTAAGCAACAATTACCAGCTTTTCCACCATCACCTTCTTCTACTCCTCCAACGAAAAACACCGAGAAAACTACTCAATCCCAACAATGGAATCCTTTGCAAAGAGCGGCGGCTATGGCTTTAGATGCGGTGGAGAATGCTTTGGTTTCTCATGAGCGTCAACATCCTTTGCCGAAAACAGCTGACCCTGGTGAACAAATTTCCGGTAACTTTGCTCCGGTCCCTGAACAAACTGTTAAACAAAGGCTTCCCGTTATTGGAACAATCCCGGATTGCATACAAGGAGTCTACGCTCGAAACGGTGCCAACCCGCTTCATGAACCGGTGGCTGGACACCATTTCTTCGATGGGGATGGGATGGTTCATGCGGTTCAGTTCAAAAATGGCTCAGCTAGCTATGCTTGTAGGTTCACTGAAACCAACCGTTTGGTTCAAGAACGAGCTTTTGGGCGTCCTGTTTTCCCTAAAGCCATAGGTGAACTCCATGGTCATTCAGGCATAGCTAGACTGTTACTTTTCTATGCTCGAGGTTTATGTGGACTCGTTGATCCAAGCCATGGCACTGGTGTTGCTAACGCGGGACTTGTTTACTTCAACGGCCACCTTCTAGCCATGTCTGAAGATGATTTGCCGTACCATGTTCGTATTACTCCATCTGGTGACTTGAAAACCATTGGCAGATACGATTTTGATGGTCAGTTGAAATCCACAATGATTGCTCACCCCAAAGTTGATCCACAAACTGGTGAATTCTTTGCTCTTAGCTATGATGTTATCCAAAAACCGCATCtcaagtactttaaaatttcacccGGTGGTAAGAAATCACCTGATGTTGAAATCCCAGTTGATGGTCCAACAATGATGCACGACTTCGCCATCACTGAAAATTTTGTGGTGATACCAGACCAACAAGTTGTTTTCAAATTGGGTGAAATGGTTCATGGTGGTTCACCCGTTGTGTATGATAAGAACAAGGTATCAAGGTTTGGGGTATTGAACAAGAATGCCATTGATGCTTCTGGGATTAAATGGATTGAAGCACCTGATTGCTTTTGTTTCCATCTTTGGAATGCTTGGGAAGAACCAGAAACTAACGAAGTTGTTGTGATTGGTTCTTGCATGACACCCCCAGATTCCATTTTCAATGAATGTGAAGAGAATCTCAAGAGTGTTCTGTCTGAAATTAGATTGAATTTGAAGACCGGGAAATCGACTCGCCGTGCCATTATTTCTGAATCCGAGCAAGTGAACTTGGAAGCAGGGATGGTGAACAAGAATTTACTGGGAAGAAAGACTCGGTTTGCATATTTAGCTCTAGCTGAGCCTTGGCCTAAAGTGTCAGGATTCGCCAAAGTCGATCTCTCGACCGGGGAAGTTAACAAGTATATCTATGGAGATCAAAGGTATGGTGGTGAGCCTTTGTTCTTCCCTCGAAACCCCCATTCGGAGAACGAAGACGACGGCTATATTTTAGCCTTCGTTCACGACGAGAAGACTTGGAAATCGGAACTGCAAATTGTGAACGCCATGGACTTAAAGCTAGAAGCCACGGTTCAACTTCCGTCTCGAGTTCCATACGGTTTTCATGGAACATTCATAAGCTCAAAGGACTTGGAAAAACAGGCCTAA
- the LOC107932676 gene encoding (S)-2-hydroxy-acid oxidase GLO1 yields MEITNVTEYQEIAKQKLPKMVYDYYASGAEDQWTLHENRFAFTKILFRPRILIDVSKIDMTTTVLGFNISMPIMIAPTAFQKMAHPEGEYATARAASAAGTIMTLSSWATSSVEEVASTGPGIRFFQLYVYKDRNVVAQLVRRAERAGFKAIALTVDTPRLGRREADIKNRFTLPPFLTLKNFEGLDLGKMDKADDSGLASYVAGQIDRSLSWKDVKWLQTITTLPILVKGVLTAEDARIAVEAGASGIIVSNHGARQLDYVPATIMALEEVVKAAQGRVPVFLDGGVRRGTDVFKALALGASGIFIGRPVVFSLAAEGEAGVRKVLSMLREEFELTMALSGCRSLKEITRDHIVTEWDSPHPRPAPRL; encoded by the exons ATGGAGATAACAAATGTGACCGAGTATCAAGAAATTGCAAAGCAAAAGTTGCCAAAGATGGTGTATGACTACTACGCATCTGGTGCTGAGGACCAATGGACATTGCATGAGAATAGATTTGCTTTCACTAAGATACT GTTTCGTCCTCGTATTCTCATCGATGTAAGCAAGATAGACATGACCACAACTGTGTTGGGTTTCAATATATCAATGCCTATCATGATTGCCCCAACTGCCTTTCAAAAAATGGCTCATCCTGAAG GGGAGTATGCAACAGCTAGGGCTGCATCTGCTGCTGGAACTATCATG ACATTATCCTCATGGGCAACTTCTAGTGTTGAGGAGGTTGCTTCGACAGGACCCGGCATTCGGTTTTTCCAACTCTAT GTATACAAGGACAGGAATGTAGTTGCACAGCTAGTTAGAAGAGCCGAGAGGGCTGGTTTCAAGGCAATTGCCCTTACAGTTGATACTCCGAGACTCGGTCGCAGAGAAGCTGATATCAAGAACAG GTTCACTTTACCACCATTTTTGACATTGAAGAACTTTGAAGGTTTGGACCTTGGCAAGATGGATAAA GCTGATGACTCGGGTCTTGCTTCGTATGTTGCCGGACAAATCGATCGTTCCCTTAGCTGGAAG GATGTGAAATGGCTTCAAACAATCACTACATTGCCAATTCTTGTGAAGGGTGTACTCACTGCTGAAGATG CAAGGATAGCGGTAGAGGCTGGAGCATCCGGAATCATCGTCTCCAACCACGGAGCTCGCCAACTCGATTATGTTCCTGCCACTATCATGGCCCTGGAAGAG GTTGTCAAAGCTGCTCAAGGTCGGGTTCCTGTCTTCTTGGACGGTGGTGTTCGGCGAGGAACCGATGTTTTTAAAGCTTTGGCATTGGGAGCCTCTGGTATATTT ATTGGGCGACCAGTGGTGTTCTCATTGGCTGCTGAAGGAGAAGCTGGCGTGAGGAAAGTGCTTTCGATGCTGCGTGAGGAGTTCGAGCTAACCATGGCGTTGAGCGGTTGTCGTTCGCTCAAAGAAATCACTCGTGACCACATCGTGACAGAATGGGACAGTCCTCATCCTCGTCCGGCCCCGAGACTGTAG